A genomic segment from Gossypium hirsutum isolate 1008001.06 chromosome D04, Gossypium_hirsutum_v2.1, whole genome shotgun sequence encodes:
- the LOC107937628 gene encoding rust resistance kinase Lr10: MSMKLFKARFTSGAHKLVRTMLIYSLFCFILAVNVAEAVPIQDDCKVRRCNHQDPPVRFPFRLEGQQSPHCGYPHPGFQLSCSENKQTLLKIPRSLKLLVKHIDYEAQRIDLYVPGRCLWQQLLDLNLFAFPFAEEQPGFSGLKDYRSQPAESNYTLFECSSQEKALYKSYRVACLSTPGSQIIAFASDENYYGLNLLNCSYFRNFSTPISPYGIRFQLRWYKPDCGDCEAQGRGCRLTNNNSTKEQTECFYIPKHHIGLGERLMIAGIVLGSSIAATIAIAVGWRYRLDKKEKESQVKIEKFLEDYKELKPSRYSYADIKRITNHFKDKLGQGGYGTVFKGRLSSDVLVAVKVLNNFKGNGEEFINEVGSMGRIHHVNVTRLVGFCADGYDRALVYEYLPNESLEKFIFSAKGKDRSLSWEKLQDIAVGVAKGIEYLHQGCEQRILHFDIKPHNILLDHNFNPKISDFGLAKLCSKEQSAISMTTARGTMGYIAPEVLSRNFGNVSYKSDVYSFGMLLLEMVGGRKNIDVTVENTSQVYFPEWAYDRLDKGGEFGIRIEDDAQTGIAKKLMIVGLWCIQWYPVDRPSMKVVVQMLEGELDVLTMPPNPFASTDPTKTMGATIPRKPVNRDLATISEME, from the exons ATGTCAATGAAACTATTTAAAGCTCGTTTCACTTCAGGGGCTCACAAGTTAGTAAGAACAATGTTAATTTACTCGTTATTCTGCTTTATCTTAGCTGTGAATGTTGCAGAAGCAGTGCCAATCCAAGACGACTGCAAGGTGCGGCGGTGCAACCACCAGGATCCACCTGTCCGTTTCCCCTTCCGTTTAGAAGGCCAGCAGTCTCCCCACTGCGGCTATCCTCATCCTGGGTTTCAGCTTTCCTGCTCAGAAAACAAACAGACCCTGCTGAAGATACCACGTTCGCTGAAGCTATTGGTGAAGCACATAGATTATGAAGCTCAACGGATTGACTTGTACGTTCCCGGCCGTTGCCTCTGGCAGCAGCTTTTAGATCTCAATTTATTTGCCTTTCCATTCGCGGAGGAACAACCAGGTTTCAGCGGCCTAAAAGATTATAGATCCCAACCAGCTGAATCCAACTATACCTTGTTTGAATGTTCAAGCCAAGAAAAGGCTTTGTATAAAAGTTATAGAGTCGCTTGCTTAAGCACCCCTGGCTCCCAAATTATAGCTTTTGCTTCTGATGAAAATTATTATGGACTCAACCTGTTGAATTGCAGCTACTTTCGCAACTTCTCAACACCCATTTCTCCTTATGGTATCCGTTTTCAGTTACGTTGGTATAAACCAGACTGTGGTGATTGCGAAGCTCAAGGAAGGGGATGTAGATTGACCAACAATAATAGCACCAAGGAACAAACCGAGTGTTTTTATATCCCCAAGCACCATATAG GTTTGGGAGAAAGGCTAATGATTGCAG GTATTGTGTTGGGTTCTTCAATTGCTGCAACCATTGCCATTGCAGTTGGGTGGAGATATCGGTTAGacaaaaaggagaaagaaagCCAAGTTAAGATTGAAAAGTTTTTGGAAGATTATAAAGAGCTTAAACCCTCAAGATACTCCTATGCTGATATTAAAAGGATAACTAATCATTTCAAGGACAAACTGGGACAAGGAGGCTATGGAACTGTCTTCAAAGGCAGACTTTCCAGTGATGTTTTAGTTGCTGTCAAGGTGCTCAATAATTTCAAGGGAAATGGTGAAGAGTTCATCAACGAGGTGGGTTCGATGGGCAGAATCCACCATGTGAATGTGACTCGCCTGGTTGGGTTTTGTGCCGATGGATATGACAGAGCTCTCGTTTATGAATACCTACCAAACGAGTCATTAGAGAAGTTCATATTTTCAGCCAAGGGCAAGGATCGATCCCTGAGTTGGGAAAAACTTCAGGATATTGCTGTCGGTGTAGCCAAAGGCATTGAGTACCTGCATCAAGGTTGCGAGCAACGTATCCTCCATTTTGACATCAAACCTCACAATATTTTGCTTGATCACAACTTCAATCCTAAGATCTCTGATTTCGGCCTTGCTAAATTGTGTTCCAAGGAGCAAAGTGCTATTTCAATGACAACAGCTAGAGGTACCATGGGCTATATTGCACCAGAGGTACTGTCTCGCAACTTTGGAAATGTGTCATATAAGTCTGATGTTTATAGTTTTGGAATGCTGTTGCTTGAAATGGTTGGGGGGAGAAAGAACATAGATGTTACGGTCGAGAACACAAGCCAAGTGTATTTCCCAGAATGGGCATATGATCGTTTGGATAAAGGAGGGGAGTTCGGGATTCGAATTGAAGATGATGCACAAACAGGGATAGCAAAGAAACTCATGATTGTTGGACTTTGGTGCATTCAGTGGTATCCCGTTGATCGTCCTTCGATGAAAGTGGTGGTTCAGATGTTAGAGGGAGAGCTTgacgttcttacaatgccaccaAATCCTTTTGCGTCGACGGATCCAACGAAGACGATGGGTGCCACCATACCTAGGAAGCCGGTTAACAGAGATCTAGCCACTATTTCAGAAATGGAATAA